The following are encoded together in the Argopecten irradians isolate NY chromosome 5, Ai_NY, whole genome shotgun sequence genome:
- the LOC138322955 gene encoding N-alpha-acetyltransferase 60-like — translation MCQPMSFSVQREVQLRFLCPADIDEVKKLCREWFPIEYPDTWYQEITSNPKFYSLAATYHSRIVGMIVSEVKLLSSINKEDADILANHHPPTSQVAYILSLGVVVDFRKHGIASLLLDSLISYLTSKDRCNCKAVYLHVLATNLIAIRFYEKRRFQAHSFLPYYYSIQGKPRDGYLYVLYVNGGKPPWSFIDYLVNCGVMMSKLQPCALPRQIVRSVRGWLCRLLAGATTNYSS, via the exons ATGTGTCAGCCAATGTCCTTCAGTGTCCAGAGGGAGGTCCAGCTGCGATTTCTGTGTCCAGCAGATATTGATGAGGTCAAGAAGCTATGCAGAGAATGGTTTCCAATAGA ATATCCTGATACATGGTACCAGGAGATAACCTCTAACCCCAAGTTCTACTCACTGGCCGCGACCTACCACTCCAGGATTGTGGGCATGATTGTGTCAGAGGTCAAGCTGCTCTCCTCTATTAACAAAGAG GATGCTGACATTTTAGCCAATCATCACCCTCCAACTTCTCAGGTCGCCTACATACTGAGTCTTGGGGTTGTTGTGGACTTCAGGAAACATGGCATTG CTTCTTTGCTTTTGGACAGCCTTATTTCCTACCTGACATCAAAAGACCGATGTAATTGTAAGGCTGTGTACCTTCATGTGCTTGCTACAAATCTAATAGCTATCCGTTTCTATGAGAAGCGACGATTCCAAGCTCACAGCTTCCTGCCTTATTACTACTCGATTCAGGGTAAACCCAGGGATGGATACCTGTATGTATTATATGTCAATGGAGGAAAGCCACCCTGGTCTTTCAT TGATTACCTGGTCAACTGTGGAGTGATGATGTCCAAGCTGCAGCCATGCGCCTTGCCGAGACAGATCGTGCGATCCGTGCGGGGATGGCTGTGTCGTTTATTAGCTGGAGCCACCACCAATTACTCTAGTTAG